From Candidatus Brocadiaceae bacterium, the proteins below share one genomic window:
- a CDS encoding M50 family metallopeptidase translates to MIYFSLAIGLVLIIFLSFATYGLWMKYINNKLIQGFLLPGSIVHELSHALLCLITGTTIKELNIFAHDNSGIQYDRPKVPIIFDFIIAFAPIGGCFFFILFISKILSNPISLNNTFPKEIHFTFEGLFDLIEYLFDSVWATFTVFREDLRISNMSHVFFLLTVIIFTVSIAPHKQDIKYLVLGTGILSAILFFSEKIGFRLLKYSWWNSSVKQLWILITLTISVLATLLFFTLIILGFIKGYKLTFDKGTKR, encoded by the coding sequence ATGATATACTTCTCTCTTGCAATAGGTCTGGTCCTGATTATCTTCCTCAGTTTTGCCACCTATGGACTATGGATGAAATACATAAACAACAAACTGATACAGGGATTTCTTCTGCCTGGTTCCATCGTACACGAACTGAGCCATGCCTTATTGTGCCTTATCACGGGGACTACGATAAAAGAATTGAATATCTTTGCACACGACAACTCCGGAATTCAGTACGACAGGCCAAAAGTCCCGATTATCTTCGATTTCATCATTGCGTTCGCGCCTATCGGCGGTTGTTTTTTTTTCATCCTTTTCATATCAAAAATCCTTTCAAACCCCATCAGCCTTAACAATACTTTTCCAAAAGAGATACATTTTACCTTCGAAGGACTTTTTGATTTGATAGAATATTTATTTGATTCAGTTTGGGCGACATTCACCGTCTTTCGAGAAGATCTGCGCATAAGCAACATGAGCCATGTTTTCTTTTTACTGACTGTCATTATTTTTACGGTTTCAATAGCGCCTCACAAACAGGATATCAAATATCTGGTTCTCGGAACCGGCATCCTTTCGGCAATCCTCTTCTTTTCTGAAAAAATCGGTTTCAGATTATTGAAATATTCCTGGTGGAATTCCAGCGTAAAGCAGCTATGGATACTCATTACCCTTACCATATCCGTGCTTGCCACTTTACTTTTTTTTACCCTGATTATACTTGGCTTCATTAAAGGATATAAATTAACATTTGACAAAGGCACAAAAAGGTAG
- a CDS encoding methylated-DNA--[protein]-cysteine S-methyltransferase, translating into MTKAQKGSQKIIYFSSFSTPIIGPVYIAKSERGICRIAFSCKAEGDFISLLRKDKYLKIRRNDTLLAHEISLLQEYFNGNQVVFDFPLDLDQGTPFQKKVWSKLQEIPYGKCQSYKWVADQIGNYRAGRAVGLANKQNPVPPVVPCHRVIGSNGKLTGYASGLQTKKHLLEMESKGYHT; encoded by the coding sequence TTGACAAAGGCACAAAAAGGTAGTCAGAAAATTATTTATTTCAGCAGTTTCTCTACACCAATAATAGGTCCCGTATACATAGCGAAAAGCGAGAGAGGCATTTGCCGCATTGCATTCTCCTGCAAGGCGGAAGGAGATTTTATCTCTTTATTGCGTAAGGACAAATACCTAAAAATTCGGAGGAATGACACTCTCCTTGCACACGAAATAAGCCTGTTACAAGAATATTTCAACGGCAATCAGGTAGTCTTCGACTTCCCGTTAGATCTGGACCAAGGCACCCCTTTCCAAAAAAAAGTGTGGAGCAAATTGCAGGAAATTCCTTATGGGAAATGCCAATCATATAAATGGGTGGCAGATCAAATCGGAAATTATCGAGCCGGCAGAGCGGTAGGTCTGGCGAACAAACAAAACCCTGTTCCTCCCGTTGTTCCCTGCCACAGGGTCATTGGTTCCAACGGCAAACTCACGGGATACGCCTCGGGGCTGCAGACAAAAAAACACCTGCTGGAAATGGAATCTAAAGGATATCACACATGA
- the murC gene encoding UDP-N-acetylmuramate--L-alanine ligase produces the protein MIQREMSGTETPWTETKQPHSYHFVGVGGIGMSAIAQVLSKQNHIVSGSDNKYDRQITPDLFSKLKAQGISLYPQSGSGVKENTDYLVVSSAIEEDNPDIKKARMLKKTILKRSSLLAGMFNTKDGIAIGGTNGKTTVSCMVGYLLDYAGLSPTIIVGGCIINYTNDSCMGNAKTGTSNIMAIEADESDGSIVSYAPHISVITNISKDHKPIEKISEMFKTFSRNTKETLILNADCPRLKMLNLKARKVVAYGLHNDATIMAKNITREPFRSTFEVNGQHFEVNLPGIHNVSNALAAISVAQCMSIKDETISDALRSFKGVQRRMNIIGDFNGIKVIDDFAHNPEKVKAAINAVRLCSKRVIAVFQPHGFLPARFMKGEFIDSFSSTLSHQDLLFMPEIFSIGDTANKDISSADLVQGIRENGKNAFFIEKRVDIIPEIKKNLQADDCILVMGARDNTLTQFCHEILGAISNSFLLEE, from the coding sequence ATGATACAAAGAGAAATGAGCGGTACGGAGACTCCATGGACTGAAACTAAACAACCACATTCCTATCACTTTGTAGGCGTGGGCGGGATCGGCATGAGCGCCATTGCACAGGTACTCAGTAAACAAAACCATATAGTCAGCGGTTCTGACAACAAGTATGACAGGCAAATAACCCCGGATTTATTCTCCAAACTGAAGGCTCAGGGTATTTCACTTTACCCCCAAAGCGGTTCCGGAGTTAAAGAAAATACCGATTACCTTGTTGTTTCCTCTGCTATCGAGGAAGATAATCCTGATATAAAAAAGGCCCGCATGCTTAAGAAAACAATTTTAAAACGCTCCTCGCTTCTCGCGGGTATGTTTAACACAAAAGACGGAATAGCCATCGGAGGCACAAACGGCAAGACAACCGTAAGTTGCATGGTGGGTTATCTCCTGGATTACGCAGGACTTTCACCCACCATTATTGTGGGTGGTTGTATTATAAACTATACAAATGACTCCTGCATGGGCAACGCAAAAACGGGCACATCAAACATCATGGCTATTGAAGCGGATGAAAGCGACGGCAGTATTGTTTCCTATGCACCACACATATCTGTCATTACGAATATTTCCAAGGACCACAAACCTATAGAAAAAATTTCTGAAATGTTTAAAACCTTTTCACGAAACACGAAGGAAACGCTTATTTTAAATGCCGACTGCCCACGATTAAAAATGCTGAATTTAAAAGCCAGAAAGGTTGTTGCCTATGGATTGCATAACGATGCCACAATCATGGCAAAAAATATCACCCGGGAACCTTTTCGCTCAACGTTTGAGGTAAACGGACAACACTTCGAAGTAAACCTTCCGGGCATTCATAACGTGTCGAATGCACTGGCTGCCATTTCAGTAGCACAATGCATGAGTATCAAAGACGAAACAATTTCCGATGCACTAAGGTCCTTTAAGGGCGTACAACGAAGGATGAACATCATTGGCGATTTTAACGGAATAAAGGTAATAGACGATTTCGCCCACAACCCTGAAAAGGTGAAAGCGGCAATAAATGCCGTAAGACTTTGCAGCAAAAGGGTTATTGCCGTGTTCCAACCTCACGGTTTTTTACCAGCCCGGTTTATGAAGGGGGAATTCATCGACTCCTTTTCCAGCACCCTCTCTCATCAGGACCTCCTTTTTATGCCCGAAATATTCTCTATAGGAGATACCGCCAATAAGGACATTTCTTCTGCCGATCTGGTTCAAGGGATACGCGAAAACGGCAAAAACGCCTTTTTTATCGAGAAAAGGGTAGATATTATCCCTGAAATCAAAAAAAACCTCCAGGCGGATGACTG
- a CDS encoding ParA family protein encodes MRSIALFNQKGGVGKSTTTANLSACLAVLGKKVLAIDMDPQANLSVHLGVDIYNLKHSVYDLIRGNCEAKDIILQTGIKGLDIIPSNIDLAGAEVELVSVIGRETVLTDAMGHSMDSYDYVLIDCPPSLGLLTINVLTMVREIFIPVQTEFFALRGVSKLLDTYEIVRKRLNNELEITGIILCMYTSRTRLCKEVVEKVKEYFGDKVFNTIVRKNIKLSESPSHGQPIIFYAPDSKGSEDYSSLAKEIVQQENNRKCL; translated from the coding sequence ATGAGAAGTATTGCATTATTCAACCAGAAGGGAGGGGTTGGAAAGTCTACTACAACTGCAAATCTGAGCGCCTGTCTTGCCGTGTTGGGGAAAAAAGTACTTGCCATTGACATGGACCCTCAGGCCAATCTGAGTGTGCATCTCGGGGTTGACATATATAATTTGAAGCACTCTGTATATGATCTTATACGGGGAAATTGCGAGGCAAAGGATATCATACTGCAAACGGGTATAAAGGGGTTGGATATTATTCCTTCCAATATTGACCTTGCCGGGGCTGAGGTTGAGTTGGTAAGCGTCATAGGGAGGGAAACCGTGCTCACGGATGCGATGGGACACTCGATGGACTCTTACGATTATGTGCTTATTGATTGTCCTCCGTCCCTTGGTTTATTGACTATTAATGTTTTAACCATGGTGCGTGAAATATTTATTCCAGTGCAGACTGAGTTTTTCGCCTTGAGGGGAGTGAGTAAATTGTTGGATACCTATGAGATAGTTCGAAAGAGATTAAATAATGAATTAGAAATTACCGGGATTATTCTTTGTATGTATACGAGTCGTACCCGGCTTTGCAAAGAAGTGGTGGAAAAGGTAAAAGAATACTTTGGAGATAAGGTTTTCAATACGATTGTGAGGAAGAATATAAAACTTTCGGAATCTCCCAGTCATGGTCAGCCGATTATCTTTTATGCCCCTGATTCAAAAGGCTCTGAAGATTATAGTTCGCTGGCGAAGGAAATAGTGCAACAAGAGAACAACCGTAAGTGTTTATGA
- a CDS encoding competence/damage-inducible protein A yields MHGEETVMATVEIISIGSEIVLGQIIDSNAHYIAKSLTEKGFQVVFKTTVGDDKGLMRSALKIAKNRADLVVTTGGLGPTENDVTREVVSGVCGVGLVPCENAEEYIRKWSQVWKKHTVGMLKKQILVPEGAQVIPNDNGTAAGFSFRHGGAEIVCLPGVPGEMRPMLNTYLWRCSLLQYEGGCAMVRNLHTFGVSERGIEDKIKHFSEKNKKIKMMTLVSNGIVTITARVAVTAREQAVELLDRTEQDLREELGDAVFGVDDAGLECEVARLLKKRNKTISVAESCTGGLVSHLLTNISGISAFFLEGVVAYSNRAKIGVLHVPEGLIVKCGAVSPQVAKAMAEGIRIKASADIGVGITGIAGPTGGTREKPVGLVCIAVAGDDGTEVKECRFGGARIDIKYFSANTALNMVRLKLLNNT; encoded by the coding sequence GTGCATGGTGAGGAAACGGTCATGGCAACAGTAGAAATAATCAGTATAGGATCTGAAATTGTTCTGGGACAGATAATCGATTCCAATGCACACTATATTGCAAAGAGTCTTACCGAAAAAGGGTTTCAGGTCGTATTCAAGACAACGGTTGGCGATGATAAAGGATTAATGCGGTCCGCCCTGAAAATAGCAAAAAATCGTGCGGATTTAGTTGTTACGACTGGAGGGTTGGGGCCTACGGAAAATGATGTGACGAGAGAGGTAGTGTCTGGCGTATGCGGTGTCGGGCTTGTGCCTTGCGAAAATGCAGAAGAGTATATCCGGAAATGGTCACAGGTCTGGAAGAAACATACTGTTGGCATGTTGAAGAAACAAATACTGGTTCCTGAAGGTGCGCAGGTAATTCCCAACGACAACGGAACGGCGGCAGGTTTTTCTTTTCGGCATGGCGGCGCAGAGATTGTCTGTCTGCCTGGGGTGCCCGGAGAAATGAGGCCTATGTTGAATACGTATCTGTGGCGTTGTTCCTTGCTCCAGTATGAAGGGGGTTGTGCCATGGTCAGAAATTTGCATACCTTCGGTGTTTCTGAGCGTGGTATAGAAGACAAAATAAAACATTTTTCAGAAAAAAACAAAAAAATTAAAATGATGACCCTGGTGAGCAACGGCATTGTAACCATTACTGCGCGGGTGGCTGTTACGGCAAGAGAACAGGCTGTTGAACTTCTGGACAGAACGGAACAGGATCTCAGGGAGGAGCTGGGTGATGCGGTTTTCGGGGTTGATGATGCCGGACTCGAATGCGAAGTTGCCCGGCTTCTGAAAAAAAGAAACAAAACGATATCTGTTGCTGAATCCTGCACCGGTGGGCTGGTATCTCACCTGCTCACCAATATTTCCGGTATCTCCGCATTTTTTCTGGAAGGAGTGGTCGCATACAGTAACAGGGCAAAGATCGGCGTGTTACATGTGCCGGAGGGCCTTATTGTAAAATGTGGCGCCGTGAGCCCGCAAGTGGCAAAGGCTATGGCGGAGGGCATAAGAATAAAGGCATCAGCAGACATTGGGGTCGGTATTACAGGGATTGCCGGTCCGACTGGTGGAACAAGGGAGAAACCGGTGGGGCTGGTCTGCATAGCCGTTGCAGGCGATGATGGCACCGAGGTAAAGGAGTGCCGCTTTGGAGGCGCCAGGATAGATATAAAATATTTCTCTGCAAACACCGCTTTAAACATGGTGCGCCTGAAGCTTTTAAACAATACGTAA
- the groL gene encoding chaperonin GroEL (60 kDa chaperone family; promotes refolding of misfolded polypeptides especially under stressful conditions; forms two stacked rings of heptamers to form a barrel-shaped 14mer; ends can be capped by GroES; misfolded proteins enter the barrel where they are refolded when GroES binds), translating into MAKQLAFNEEARAAVARGVTKLARAVKVTLGPRGRNAVLDKGYGSPTITKDGVTVADETELKDPYENAGARLVREAASKTSDVAGDGTTTATVLTEAIYLEGLKCVTSGADPMALNRGLQKALNTVVEKLKKISTAVKNQDDITSVGTVAANNDPEIGKMIANAMEKVGKDGVITVEEGKGLETSVDVVEGMQFDRGYLSPHFITNADAMEVEFEEPYILIFEDKVSAIKGLVPVLEKIAKTGKPLLIIAEDVEGEALATLVVNKLRGTISCAAVKAPGYGDRRKAMLEDIALLTDGKAIFKDLGIPLENIDIRDLGRAKKITIDADNTTIVQGAASSDAVAGRITQIRKEMELTTSDYDREKLQERLAKLAGGVAQIFVGAATETELKEKKARVEDALHATRAAVEEGILPGGGVALLNAIESLGNLKLEGTEAMGVAIVSKALSAPAKQIFKNAGLEGSVIVKKILESKDKAFGYDAEKGGYCNMIEAGIIDPTKVTRSALQNAVSIAGILLTTECIIADIPKKEGGSMPGGMGGMGGMGGMGGMGGMGGMGM; encoded by the coding sequence ATGGCGAAGCAACTAGCCTTTAATGAAGAGGCAAGGGCAGCTGTTGCTAGAGGTGTAACAAAGCTCGCCCGGGCGGTTAAGGTTACTCTCGGGCCCAGGGGAAGGAATGCCGTGTTGGACAAAGGATATGGAAGTCCGACTATTACGAAGGATGGAGTAACGGTAGCTGATGAAACAGAGTTGAAGGACCCGTATGAAAATGCGGGGGCGAGGCTCGTGAGGGAAGCGGCATCAAAGACTAGCGATGTTGCCGGTGATGGCACCACTACCGCAACCGTTCTTACCGAGGCTATTTATCTTGAGGGCTTAAAGTGCGTGACTTCAGGGGCAGACCCTATGGCCCTGAATCGTGGTTTGCAGAAGGCGCTGAATACGGTTGTGGAAAAACTCAAGAAAATAAGTACTGCGGTAAAAAATCAGGATGATATTACGAGTGTCGGAACGGTTGCCGCGAACAATGATCCAGAGATTGGGAAAATGATAGCCAATGCAATGGAAAAGGTGGGAAAAGACGGAGTTATTACGGTAGAAGAAGGAAAAGGGCTGGAAACGAGTGTTGACGTCGTGGAAGGCATGCAGTTTGATAGGGGGTACCTTTCTCCCCATTTCATTACCAATGCTGATGCAATGGAGGTAGAGTTCGAGGAACCCTATATTTTAATTTTCGAAGATAAGGTTTCCGCAATTAAAGGGTTGGTTCCTGTCCTGGAAAAAATAGCAAAGACCGGGAAGCCGCTCCTGATTATAGCGGAAGATGTAGAGGGTGAGGCATTAGCCACGCTTGTTGTAAATAAACTCCGGGGCACAATCAGCTGTGCGGCAGTAAAAGCCCCTGGCTATGGTGATCGTAGAAAGGCGATGCTTGAGGATATTGCCCTTTTGACGGACGGTAAGGCGATTTTTAAAGACCTGGGTATACCGTTGGAAAATATAGATATTCGTGATTTAGGTCGCGCAAAGAAAATTACCATAGACGCGGATAATACGACAATTGTTCAGGGAGCCGCGAGTTCTGACGCTGTTGCGGGGCGTATTACACAAATCCGAAAAGAAATGGAGTTGACCACTTCAGATTACGATAGAGAAAAATTGCAGGAGCGTCTTGCCAAGCTTGCCGGCGGGGTTGCCCAGATATTTGTCGGCGCTGCTACGGAAACTGAATTAAAGGAAAAAAAGGCCAGGGTAGAGGATGCCTTGCATGCAACACGGGCTGCCGTAGAAGAAGGTATATTGCCAGGAGGAGGAGTGGCTCTTTTAAATGCGATAGAATCCCTGGGCAATCTCAAGCTTGAAGGTACGGAAGCGATGGGTGTTGCCATTGTATCAAAGGCCCTGTCGGCGCCTGCAAAACAGATTTTCAAAAATGCGGGCCTGGAAGGATCGGTAATTGTTAAAAAAATATTAGAATCCAAAGATAAGGCATTTGGCTATGATGCGGAAAAAGGCGGATACTGCAATATGATTGAAGCAGGTATTATTGACCCTACGAAAGTAACAAGAAGCGCGCTGCAAAATGCTGTAAGTATTGCCGGGATACTTCTTACGACTGAATGTATTATTGCCGATATTCCAAAAAAGGAAGGCGGGTCGATGCCGGGCGGCATGGGCGGTATGGGCGGTATGGGCGGTATGGGCGGTATGGGCGGCATGGGCGGCATGGGTATGTAA
- the murQ gene encoding N-acetylmuramic acid 6-phosphate etherase, which translates to MNTMNDRSLLQTEQRNPNSLTIDTKSTLDILDIINAEDAKIFAAVYKERENIAKAVDLIVDALSKKNGRLIYVGSGTSGRLGILDAAECPPTFSTDPNMIVGIIAGGEKAVFQSAEGAEDFPENGTHDIQQKEVTHRDVVVGISTGGTTPYVMGALFEAKKRNAKTIFLCCNPETTPNFDVDIIIRPVVGPEVITGSTRMKAGTATKLILNMISTAAMIKMGKVYENLMVDLRTINKKLSDRAERIIMTTTGINREDAKKLLEAAFGNAKAAIIMQKLGVDFADAKKRLDANDGFVGKVLEKRENRA; encoded by the coding sequence ATGAATACCATGAATGATCGATCTTTGTTGCAAACGGAGCAACGCAATCCGAATTCTCTTACGATAGACACAAAAAGCACTTTAGATATTCTGGATATTATTAACGCCGAGGATGCAAAAATATTCGCAGCCGTTTATAAAGAACGGGAAAATATTGCAAAGGCGGTAGACCTGATTGTGGACGCACTGTCAAAAAAGAACGGTCGCCTTATTTACGTTGGATCCGGAACCAGCGGAAGGCTGGGCATATTGGATGCGGCAGAATGCCCCCCCACTTTCAGCACCGACCCAAATATGATTGTGGGAATTATTGCAGGCGGAGAAAAGGCCGTATTTCAATCTGCCGAGGGAGCAGAGGATTTTCCCGAAAACGGCACGCACGATATTCAACAGAAAGAGGTAACTCACCGGGATGTCGTCGTAGGTATTTCCACAGGGGGCACAACCCCGTACGTCATGGGCGCGCTCTTTGAAGCGAAAAAAAGGAATGCAAAAACAATCTTTTTGTGCTGCAACCCGGAAACCACACCAAATTTCGATGTCGACATCATTATCAGACCCGTCGTAGGACCTGAAGTAATAACAGGTTCCACCCGCATGAAGGCAGGAACGGCAACAAAACTCATATTAAATATGATCTCTACGGCAGCGATGATCAAAATGGGAAAGGTCTATGAAAACCTTATGGTAGACCTGCGCACCATAAATAAAAAACTTTCCGATCGTGCCGAGCGCATAATCATGACGACAACCGGCATCAACCGGGAAGATGCAAAAAAACTCCTTGAAGCCGCTTTTGGTAATGCGAAAGCCGCAATTATCATGCAAAAATTAGGCGTTGATTTTGCGGATGCAAAAAAAAGACTTGATGCAAACGATGGTTTTGTTGGAAAAGTTTTAGAAAAAAGAGAAAACAGGGCATAA
- the uvrC gene encoding excinuclease ABC subunit UvrC: MKLEKKLKNLPTSPGVYLMKDIRHKVIYVGKAKNLKNRVKSYFHKTGDNRLYTGYLVRRIADIDFVLTATEKEALILENNLIKQFKPKCNINLRDDKTFLSIKLDIHKKFPYPKILRQIEDDGARYFGPYASSRAVRETLRYIHDTIPIRKCPDTVFKSRVKPCLYYQIHKCLGPCCGLVDEKTYRGMIDQVILILKGKQGELLHILKEQMYEESKCMRYEKAAKIRDRIRAIEKTVEKQRIHSMTFIDRDVFGHYTEKNTMYIAVMFIRSGNMEDMASYSFPADKHTPEEIFRSFLNQFYGQARFIPSEIIIPVESADARLLEEWLSGRKRKKVEVIYPQRGDKVRLVEMARKNAENACKVSRSQGENFAGTLKMVKETLKLSQIPERIECFDISNLHGRQAVGSMVAFEQGEPCKSKYKKFRIKTVGQIDDYAMMYEVLTRRYTRAIEEGDLPNLILVDGGKGQLGVALKVIEELAMGDVDLLALAKGRKNGGESGNHYGEQIFAPGRPEPILLNPSSPELLFLDKIRDEAHRFAIGYHRKLREKEYKKSPLDEIPGIGMVRKRILLKCFGSIDGIRNATTAQLIEISKLPKKQACEVFRYFHKPETGEGNRVAQ; the protein is encoded by the coding sequence ATGAAATTAGAAAAGAAACTCAAAAATCTCCCTACCTCTCCGGGTGTTTACCTTATGAAGGATATCAGACATAAGGTTATCTATGTCGGTAAGGCAAAAAACCTGAAAAACCGAGTGAAGAGTTATTTTCATAAGACCGGGGACAACCGGCTTTACACGGGATATTTGGTGCGGCGCATTGCCGATATTGACTTTGTGCTTACTGCAACGGAAAAAGAGGCCCTTATTCTTGAAAATAATCTGATCAAACAGTTTAAGCCAAAATGTAATATTAATCTCCGTGATGACAAGACGTTTTTGAGTATCAAGCTTGATATTCATAAAAAATTTCCTTATCCAAAGATACTGCGGCAGATCGAGGATGATGGCGCACGGTATTTTGGTCCCTATGCATCTTCCAGGGCAGTGAGGGAGACATTGCGGTATATTCATGATACCATCCCTATCCGTAAATGTCCGGATACGGTATTTAAAAGCAGGGTGAAACCGTGTCTTTACTATCAAATACACAAGTGCTTGGGCCCTTGCTGTGGTCTGGTGGACGAGAAGACTTATCGGGGTATGATAGATCAGGTTATATTAATCTTAAAGGGTAAACAGGGAGAGCTTCTTCATATTCTCAAAGAGCAGATGTATGAGGAATCGAAGTGTATGAGATACGAAAAGGCGGCAAAGATCCGGGATCGTATTCGTGCGATAGAGAAAACGGTGGAAAAACAGAGGATCCATTCCATGACTTTTATCGATCGGGATGTTTTCGGTCACTATACGGAAAAAAATACGATGTATATAGCGGTCATGTTCATCCGGTCAGGAAATATGGAGGATATGGCTTCCTATTCTTTTCCTGCTGATAAGCATACACCGGAAGAGATTTTTCGGTCCTTCCTGAATCAGTTTTACGGCCAGGCACGATTTATACCATCTGAAATTATTATTCCAGTGGAATCTGCTGATGCAAGGCTGCTTGAAGAGTGGCTTAGCGGCAGAAAGAGAAAGAAGGTAGAGGTGATATACCCCCAACGGGGAGACAAGGTGAGACTTGTTGAAATGGCCAGAAAGAATGCGGAAAATGCCTGCAAGGTATCCCGGTCGCAAGGAGAAAATTTTGCGGGAACACTGAAAATGGTGAAAGAAACGTTAAAACTCAGCCAAATACCGGAACGTATAGAATGTTTTGATATTTCAAATCTCCATGGCAGGCAGGCGGTAGGATCAATGGTGGCATTTGAACAGGGAGAGCCCTGTAAATCGAAATATAAGAAATTCAGAATTAAAACAGTCGGACAAATCGATGATTATGCCATGATGTATGAGGTGCTGACACGGAGATATACACGGGCAATAGAAGAGGGGGACCTGCCCAATCTTATTCTGGTCGATGGAGGGAAAGGCCAGCTTGGTGTGGCTTTAAAAGTAATTGAGGAGTTGGCGATGGGAGATGTGGATCTCCTTGCTCTGGCAAAAGGAAGGAAAAACGGTGGCGAATCGGGAAATCATTACGGTGAACAGATTTTTGCTCCCGGCAGGCCGGAGCCTATACTCCTGAATCCGTCTTCTCCTGAGCTTTTGTTTCTGGACAAAATACGGGACGAAGCACATCGTTTTGCAATTGGCTATCATAGGAAGCTGAGGGAAAAGGAGTATAAAAAGTCCCCTCTTGACGAAATTCCGGGAATCGGTATGGTGAGGAAAAGAATATTGTTGAAATGCTTTGGCAGCATCGATGGCATCCGAAACGCCACAACTGCTCAATTGATTGAGATCAGCAAGTTGCCAAAGAAACAGGCCTGTGAGGTATTTCGCTATTTTCACAAGCCGGAAACCGGAGAGGGTAATCGTGTGGCACAATAA
- a CDS encoding biotin--[acetyl-CoA-carboxylase] ligase — protein MNRTIMKSTSSQTDEQDHLIPGEITKGLKTKVVGSSIITYERTTSTMDIAKKLARTHFKNGTVIFSEEQTKGRGRSGHSWFCPRKKGLLFTLLLKLKIPPDHICLLTGTIAVSLTETLRESVQVGAEIKWPNDILISGKKVGGVLVDLEKETEGQLSCLIGVGININNDANELPKQVRLPATSLAIEKKRVLNRTLLARAFLQDIDKWYLILKDEHFGYITKKWKEYCVTIGKKTSISDYDREYTGEVIDISNNGGLMVKLPDGQIKIFRGEHATIKYE, from the coding sequence TTGAACAGAACTATCATGAAATCCACCAGCAGTCAGACTGATGAACAAGACCACCTGATTCCCGGAGAAATAACAAAAGGGCTAAAAACAAAAGTTGTCGGCAGTTCGATAATTACCTATGAACGAACAACCTCAACAATGGACATTGCCAAGAAGCTCGCGCGTACACATTTTAAAAACGGAACCGTTATTTTCAGCGAAGAACAAACAAAGGGCAGAGGCCGCTCCGGACATTCGTGGTTTTGTCCCAGAAAAAAAGGATTACTCTTTACTCTTTTGTTGAAGCTCAAAATACCACCGGATCATATCTGTTTATTGACGGGAACAATAGCTGTTTCTCTTACGGAAACGCTTCGAGAATCCGTGCAGGTCGGAGCAGAGATAAAATGGCCAAATGACATATTGATCAGCGGCAAAAAGGTGGGGGGCGTTTTAGTGGACCTGGAAAAGGAAACCGAAGGCCAATTAAGCTGCCTGATCGGAGTAGGCATAAACATAAACAATGATGCAAACGAACTTCCGAAACAGGTACGTCTGCCGGCAACTTCACTCGCCATTGAAAAAAAAAGGGTTTTGAACCGCACCCTCCTGGCAAGGGCTTTTCTGCAGGACATAGACAAGTGGTACCTGATTTTGAAAGACGAACATTTTGGATATATTACAAAAAAATGGAAAGAGTATTGCGTTACCATTGGGAAAAAAACATCTATCAGTGACTATGACAGGGAATACACCGGTGAGGTTATTGATATATCCAACAACGGAGGACTTATGGTAAAATTGCCCGATGGACAAATAAAAATCTTTCGCGGGGAACATGCCACGATCAAATACGAGTGA
- the groES gene encoding co-chaperone GroES, translating into MSIIRPLEDRVVIEPMEAEEKTQGGIVLPETAKEKPMKGKVIAVGEGKMLDSGTRAELLVKVGDNVLYGKYAGTEISVDGKEYLVMRESDILAKIG; encoded by the coding sequence ATGTCAATCATTCGACCATTAGAGGATAGAGTTGTTATTGAACCAATGGAAGCAGAGGAAAAAACTCAGGGCGGGATTGTGTTGCCCGAGACAGCAAAGGAAAAACCTATGAAAGGAAAAGTCATTGCTGTTGGAGAGGGAAAGATGTTGGACAGTGGTACAAGGGCAGAGCTTTTAGTTAAGGTAGGGGACAATGTTCTGTATGGAAAATATGCCGGTACTGAAATTTCCGTCGACGGGAAAGAGTATCTGGTTATGAGGGAAAGCGACATTTTGGCAAAGATTGGGTAA